ggtatatgtataatttattgttaactgTTAGTCTATTgagtttagaatatttaacacaaaatgtataagtatttatataggtattataaacacctatataaatacttatacttatgttaatataattaaaaatacaccaTGAAGTTTTACCTGTAAATGTGCCACATTATTGTCAACCCTTTGTTTCCTCAGCGTCTTATTTTCGTTTTCAAGTTCAGCGATCCTCGCGATCAGTTCCCTTTCTTGAGCCTGTCTCTCCGCCGCGTCCAGTCTGGCCCGCACCAGCTCTCTTTGAAGACAACGAGCTAACTCCTCACCTTTAACGTTATTACCCTCAGTACCTTCTAGTGATGATTGTCTTGAGTTATTCTGtaatgtacaataaaatttctgtcttatataaaaaatacttcttatttacaatatttactaaatcccatatattgaatatataatatttaatggtaTACTTAACaaattcattaaaagtaaACCAAACTTAAAAACGcataattctatagtaaattaATCAGTCagtctataataaattaatcagtgctacaaaattttaatcactCACTAAGGAAGGATATattcattacatattaatgtcCTGTAAAcaatgtgttatatttaatatacaaacctCAGCAATAGTCATCTCCAGCGATCGTATCTCGTCCTGGGCAACGGCGAGTCTTTGTTGAGCGTCAACGTTGGCCCTCCTCAAGGCTTGCACTTCTCTCGCCAGTGCGAAGGTTTCTTCCTCACCCTCGGCTCTGTCCACCTGACCTTGAACCAAACGCTCAGCCAACGCAGAGCTCTCCTTCTCCAAAAGCTCCACACGCTGTTTCAGAATACGATTCTCTTGACGCAGGcactgtaataatatattatatagacacGTAAGGAATTAATTGTCAcacattttgatttatattaaggacCTCCATGTTAAACTCAGCGAACGGGGACGACGTAATTCAAACTGAATTGAATttcggtaatattttttttatcaaacattatCTCCGGTCGCAAACAGAGattaaatacgttttaaaattatagattgaAATGCTTGTCTATAGATAAACTGTTGGGTGTCATacagccaaaaaaaaataattgatggcttaaaaaatattttgttaattagttCATcctattgaatatattttaatgttgaattAAGTCAATGTGTTTGGtcaaatatagatttttttgtttatgctcattatatcttttaaagaCGGTATCTGATGtattatgatatgatattttatctttaatcaGACAGGGtaataatagattaattaattagttagtTTATGTTTGATAACATTCTTTTTTTGCTAAAATCACCCACGATAGTAATATAAGCGAGAATAATTAGCTTAGGCATTTAGTACCACGAATGACACAGACATTGAGTTTCAGCGGTAAACTTCATTTTAGCAATTAAATCAACTATTCTATACAAATTTTGTGTTTGGTTGCTACAAGTAGCCTTTTCTTATgttttcacaatatttacTCATACTgtgaaaatctatttaaaccAGCTTTTTTACGGTACAATTGGTCTAGTTCGTCAGCATGTGTCTTTGAATGGTTCAGGTATTTTTGATCTCATtgatgagaaatattttaagaacagAGTAACGTTCTATACATAGCTTACTACGTAAGTATTTCAATGTTtgtgacaaataaataaaaaattaaatactaaaattaataaattgtttgtgaTTCATGTAATGGGAGCATGCTATTAAAGACGGTACTAACCCTAACGACAGCGATGTCCCCTTGCTCTTTTGTCTTAATAACAGTGTATTCTTTTTCCAATCTCTTCATTTTCTTTGGATTAACTTTTATAGAATACGCTAGATTCATGAAACCATCTTGATCTGCCTCCGCCTTCGCTGGTAACTCCTTCTGTATATACTgttgaaaaacaaacaaattatatatacatacatatattaatagttcTATCGCATATTTACTATGGATGTGAGTAGACAAGTAATTATTACATAGtatgttgaaaaataactGTATAGATTTGACCGCTGCAACACTATATCACAgagataacatatttaaagataaatttaattaccattaaaataaatttttattataatttgtaaatgaaacgtataaaaaatttataagattattattaatttaattcacattTTGATCAGCTCACAATTAACATTAGTATGATGACTTATAGAATACAATACATtagttattgattaaaatacatacattacagatctcaataaatactttaaattcatattttcatatattttcgtatttatatatattgttatgaatataatttttagtatCTGTCAATAatacttcattattataaaaaaaaaactaatcatgaaaataaaagaagttGTGAGTgctatataatgtttttgggTATATTTATCGTGGTGATGCAAATACACTCTTTCAATACAGAAAGTTAACATATTCAGGTTTATATAGACATAACCGTAAAAGAGTTTCTTTTTTTGGgtgaatatttgataataaatttgtattattcctaacatttcattttaattccaGGTCGATACACCTACACTTTATTTAAGGAAAGGGAATATCAAAGTcgcgtatatatataaatatatattaataaaaacatatttttgcgATAGAGATttgaaattctaaaaaaataatgaatacatttggaatattataagaataaaaaaatataccttgaGTATGCTTTCCATATCCAGCGATAGCAGATCGTTCTTGCCGAGTGTGAGCATCGCTAGTGCGACCTTGAAAACGATCTCGATACCTTCCGAGAGGAACACGTCCATGATGCGACACGCCAACGGTAGGGATAGCGTCGTGGTGAACAAAGTCAGGAACCAGCTGCTAGCGTATATCGATGTACTGAAACTCTGTGaaggaaatgttttatatatacataaacttAGCCACTAACACCAAAAACTTAGTACAAAATGCAGTAAACTTATAGCATATCACACCcaacaaaaaagaaactatGGACGTCGCAACAGAGCAGTCTGATGTGTGGTTAAACTATAAAAGCTATttctgttaattatatttccgtATTCTTCATCCTTTAAACTGTATAACACTTCCCAGCCAGTAAACTAGTATGGCGTTTATAACCGCGGTCACATACTAACCTGTGATTGAAAATGAACGTGCAGGTCTGGCAGCAGTTCCTGAACTAAATTCTCCAGTTGAAACATACACAGCCCGAGTTCAGCCATACTGGGTTTGAACATGTCCCGCATGCGATGCTGTTGCATTATCTTAACCAAAACCGCGAAGGCTTCTTCTTCTGGCATCTGTTAATAGAGTTGTGCTAAATATGATAGACATCTAGCATTTTCTAGATGTCCCAAATATTGTAACGAGTTATAcaatcacattaaaaaaatttcaaatgaaatgcAAACAACGTGACCCGTTTCGGATGAGAGCACTTGGAAGAGGTCAAGGGaagtgatttaaaaatgaaacatttgCAAGCCGATTGCAGtgatacaaaaatgtttttttgacTCTATTCAGTAGTATTTCCTGTATACTTCTATgggaaaacatattttatgtttaatattggcgaggaatacaaaaaaataaaaataaaatacctgcATTAAAAGTAATCCTACTATGAATCCAGATCCTTGACAATAGCCAACTTCTCTGTCATGTAGCGAATACGCCTTCATCACATTAAATAGCGACTCTTGCCCCAATCCGTCCTTTTCCTTAAAGAAATCGTGTTCTGGGTACGTTCTGGCTATGTCACGTCGAATCACCTTTTCACAAGCTGATTTGGCCTAAAAATACACACAATTATAGAAGCATACATTAAAGAATGGTAGAAGTTATtttgaacataataaaaataactgaaagCTACCTTAATATAAGACGCATACAACTTCTTCTCCGGCGACGAATCGACGCCAGCCAGCAGCTGCCATACAATCCCTCTGAAATGATGAGGCACTCCCTGCCTCACCAGATCCCTCACAAACTGGTTGCGCCTCCGCCATTCATTCTCCCAGTTGCTGACTAATCTGCCCCACAAACCCCACAGATCCTCCTCTCCGTTTGTAGCAACCCGTGCCTCTTCATGACTTGAACTTGTGGCTGGAATCAGTTTTATGGTACGATTGTTATAGTTATTCTGTTTGATCGCAATTCTTATACATGAATCACACAAAATAAGAcataacatataacaaaattagatGTACTCGTTCGCTTGCATGTAGGGA
This Danaus plexippus chromosome Z, MEX_DaPlex, whole genome shotgun sequence DNA region includes the following protein-coding sequences:
- the LOC116777395 gene encoding ecotropic viral integration site 5 ortholog isoform X4, which produces MFESVPDAACTSTFTLIQDCGVSETEGIPTPQKALLAKLEEENRRIEADAKSPSLTTVHSRKSSDTSQISLASATSSSHEEARVATNGEEDLWGLWGRLVSNWENEWRRRNQFVRDLVRQGVPHHFRGIVWQLLAGVDSSPEKKLYASYIKAKSACEKVIRRDIARTYPEHDFFKEKDGLGQESLFNVMKAYSLHDREVGYCQGSGFIVGLLLMQMPEEEAFAVLVKIMQQHRMRDMFKPSMAELGLCMFQLENLVQELLPDLHVHFQSQSFSTSIYASSWFLTLFTTTLSLPLACRIMDVFLSEGIEIVFKVALAMLTLGKNDLLSLDMESILKYIQKELPAKAEADQDGFMNLAYSIKVNPKKMKRLEKEYTVIKTKEQGDIAVVRCLRQENRILKQRVELLEKESSALAERLVQGQVDRAEGEEETFALAREVQALRRANVDAQQRLAVAQDEIRSLEMTIAENNSRQSSLEGTEGNNVKGEELARCLQRELVRARLDAAERQAQERELIARIAELENENKTLRKQRVDNNVAHLQDELIAVKLREAEANLSLKDLRQRVTELSEAWQRHLQEHRQETPTPPAQSNVVSDIMATPKKLLRAWEGRSTDMQKVEEELMTVKIREIEALTELKELRLKEMELRTQVQVSTNQLRRQDEELRQLREELDAALQRERALVTRQREFQHKYADLESKAKYESMQANIRNMEDAQRIAELETEVSEYKLKNEVMATEGELRSNMDDSERVRELQEQVAELKAEQVMRLQAWRSRVYGQSFSRSVSLEEDLEDDEKLKLTLRRESAASLDMKKT
- the LOC116777395 gene encoding ecotropic viral integration site 5 ortholog isoform X3, which encodes MKVDAEAREAVPACNVTLIANCGVSETEGIPTPQKALLAKLEEENRRIEADAKSPSLTTVHSRKSSDTSQISLASATSSSHEEARVATNGEEDLWGLWGRLVSNWENEWRRRNQFVRDLVRQGVPHHFRGIVWQLLAGVDSSPEKKLYASYIKAKSACEKVIRRDIARTYPEHDFFKEKDGLGQESLFNVMKAYSLHDREVGYCQGSGFIVGLLLMQMPEEEAFAVLVKIMQQHRMRDMFKPSMAELGLCMFQLENLVQELLPDLHVHFQSQSFSTSIYASSWFLTLFTTTLSLPLACRIMDVFLSEGIEIVFKVALAMLTLGKNDLLSLDMESILKYIQKELPAKAEADQDGFMNLAYSIKVNPKKMKRLEKEYTVIKTKEQGDIAVVRCLRQENRILKQRVELLEKESSALAERLVQGQVDRAEGEEETFALAREVQALRRANVDAQQRLAVAQDEIRSLEMTIAENNSRQSSLEGTEGNNVKGEELARCLQRELVRARLDAAERQAQERELIARIAELENENKTLRKQRVDNNVAHLQDELIAVKLREAEANLSLKDLRQRVTELSEAWQRHLQEHRQETPTPPAQSNVVSDIMATPKKLLRAWEGRSTDMQKVEEELMTVKIREIEALTELKELRLKEMELRTQVQVSTNQLRRQDEELRQLREELDAALQRERALVTRQREFQHKYADLESKAKYESMQANIRNMEDAQRIAELETEVSEYKLKNEVMATEGELRSNMDDSERVRELQEQVAELKAEQVMRLQAWRSRVYGQSFSRSVSLEEDLEDDEKLKLTLRRESAASLDMKKT
- the LOC116777395 gene encoding ecotropic viral integration site 5 ortholog isoform X2; translated protein: MKVDAEAREAVPACNVTLIASNTESPVSSLDDCGVSETEGIPTPQKALLAKLEEENRRIEADAKSPSLTTVHSRKSSDTSQISLASATSSSHEEARVATNGEEDLWGLWGRLVSNWENEWRRRNQFVRDLVRQGVPHHFRGIVWQLLAGVDSSPEKKLYASYIKAKSACEKVIRRDIARTYPEHDFFKEKDGLGQESLFNVMKAYSLHDREVGYCQGSGFIVGLLLMQMPEEEAFAVLVKIMQQHRMRDMFKPSMAELGLCMFQLENLVQELLPDLHVHFQSQSFSTSIYASSWFLTLFTTTLSLPLACRIMDVFLSEGIEIVFKVALAMLTLGKNDLLSLDMESILKYIQKELPAKAEADQDGFMNLAYSIKVNPKKMKRLEKEYTVIKTKEQGDIAVVRCLRQENRILKQRVELLEKESSALAERLVQGQVDRAEGEEETFALAREVQALRRANVDAQQRLAVAQDEIRSLEMTIAENNSRQSSLEGTEGNNVKGEELARCLQRELVRARLDAAERQAQERELIARIAELENENKTLRKQRVDNNVAHLQDELIAVKLREAEANLSLKDLRQRVTELSEAWQRHLQEHRQETPTPPAQSNVVSDIMATPKKLLRAWEGRSTDMQKVEEELMTVKIREIEALTELKELRLKEMELRTQVQVSTNQLRRQDEELRQLREELDAALQRERALVTRQREFQHKYADLESKAKYESMQANIRNMEDAQRIAELETEVSEYKLKNEVMATEGELRSNMDDSERVRELQEQVAELKAEVMRLQAWRSRVYGQSFSRSVSLEEDLEDDEKLKLTLRRESAASLDMKKT
- the LOC116777395 gene encoding ecotropic viral integration site 5 ortholog isoform X1 translates to MKVDAEAREAVPACNVTLIASNTESPVSSLDDCGVSETEGIPTPQKALLAKLEEENRRIEADAKSPSLTTVHSRKSSDTSQISLASATSSSHEEARVATNGEEDLWGLWGRLVSNWENEWRRRNQFVRDLVRQGVPHHFRGIVWQLLAGVDSSPEKKLYASYIKAKSACEKVIRRDIARTYPEHDFFKEKDGLGQESLFNVMKAYSLHDREVGYCQGSGFIVGLLLMQMPEEEAFAVLVKIMQQHRMRDMFKPSMAELGLCMFQLENLVQELLPDLHVHFQSQSFSTSIYASSWFLTLFTTTLSLPLACRIMDVFLSEGIEIVFKVALAMLTLGKNDLLSLDMESILKYIQKELPAKAEADQDGFMNLAYSIKVNPKKMKRLEKEYTVIKTKEQGDIAVVRCLRQENRILKQRVELLEKESSALAERLVQGQVDRAEGEEETFALAREVQALRRANVDAQQRLAVAQDEIRSLEMTIAENNSRQSSLEGTEGNNVKGEELARCLQRELVRARLDAAERQAQERELIARIAELENENKTLRKQRVDNNVAHLQDELIAVKLREAEANLSLKDLRQRVTELSEAWQRHLQEHRQETPTPPAQSNVVSDIMATPKKLLRAWEGRSTDMQKVEEELMTVKIREIEALTELKELRLKEMELRTQVQVSTNQLRRQDEELRQLREELDAALQRERALVTRQREFQHKYADLESKAKYESMQANIRNMEDAQRIAELETEVSEYKLKNEVMATEGELRSNMDDSERVRELQEQVAELKAEQVMRLQAWRSRVYGQSFSRSVSLEEDLEDDEKLKLTLRRESAASLDMKKT
- the LOC116777395 gene encoding ecotropic viral integration site 5 ortholog isoform X5, yielding MKVDAEAREAVPACNVTLIASNTESPVSSLDDCGVSETEGIPTPQKALLAKLEEENRRIEADAKSPSLTTVHSRKSSDTSQISLASATSSSHEEARVATNGEEDLWGLWGRLVSNWENEWRRRNQFVRDLVRQGVPHHFRGIVWQLLAGVDSSPEKKLYASYIKAKSACEKVIRRDIARTYPEHDFFKEKDGLGQESLFNVMKAYSLHDREVGYCQGSGFIVGLLLMQMPEEEAFAVLVKIMQQHRMRDMFKPSMAELGLCMFQLENLVQELLPDLHVHFQSQSFSTSIYASSWFLTLFTTTLSLPLACRIMDVFLSEGIEIVFKVALAMLTLGKNDLLSLDMESILKYIQKELPAKAEADQDGFMNLAYSIKVNPKKMKRLEKEYTVIKTKEQGDIAVVRCLRQENRILKQRVELLEKESSALAERLVQGQVDRAEGEEETFALAREVQALRRANVDAQQRLAVAQDEIRSLEMTIAENNSRQSSLEGTEGNNVKGEELARCLQRELVRARLDAAERQAQERELIARIAELENENKTLRKQRVDNNVAHLQDELIAVKLREAEANLSLKDLRQRVTELSEAWQRHLQEHRQETPTPPAQSNVVSDIMATPKKLLRAWEGRSTDMQKVEEELMTVKIREIEALTELKELRLKEMELRTQVQVSTNQLRRQDEELRQLREELDAALQRERALVTRQREFQHKYADLESKAKYESMQANIRNMEDAQRIAELETEVSEYKLKNEVMATEGELRSNMDDSERVRELQEQVAELKAEQFLAGDEVTGVAFPSVRAKF